tcctcccaccaaaaaacaaaaagctttgcccgagctggtgatgactttgctcccattgaagcacccgtgcgctgcaaataaaaattgttaccaaacataaaattattgtgttttaacacaaaatctaccacctcaataatgtaatgtctcaaatccacagaatatttagaaaatctcatcagtatatccgagatagctgataatgccaggttttgcggaatactggaatagagcgatttaatgtcgcaagtaagccacgacagagaatcgctccatgtgaattcataaatgatttttagcaagtgcttagtgtccttgatataacttgggcattgcataaccagaggttgcagtactgagtcaAACTACTCGCATAGAAGCTCGTtaagggatccgatccccgccacgatcggacgcatcggcggcgggaatcggtccttatgcagcttgggtagcgagtggaagataggaataattggagcaggcacgaaaatataatccacttctttttgggtcaaaatagatctggctttcccctcttccaacagagtcaagagttcttttttaaaaggttcagtgggatccccacaaagtttaaggtaagttttatcatcagatagtagattttcatttaaattgatttacagtcccgtgtccatacatactaccgagccgcctttatcggcagatcggatcgtcaaatttttgtttttctttaatttctttatggcagcagcctcctttttattcaaattaggacgagttgtattggacattacttttgattgtagattaaccaaatctttcatgataaggtcctggaaccaatcaaaaattgctggtctggtctcTATGGGGTAAAAATGttggtttttagtggagaaggtatgtgcagtattcacttcatcacaaattgatatcccactattttcaaggagacagagatctctaaaagcaatttgttctgctaacgtatgcattagtggtaaatcagggtttatagaaagttgaggtgggtccgatggttcatcagcattttccacaaaaaaatgttttttaactgttaaagttctcacaaatttatttatatccaaaattgtccgataaacatcaaaaatgatgtgtaggagagaaacccagtcctttccacaggaccgaggtttcttcatctgtaatgatttgtgcagaaatgttaatgacttgaaaatcctcttttattactttttccgtttgtccttgttacgctccgaagctcttcttcctatgttttctgccaccgcaccttcctcgttttttgactgtcttctcgcattgcgattcttgtgagtgttcacatattgcggttctgagtccccgctagtgtcagtggtatctgaacaatctgaattttcagcaaactcctggtcagaagaactaaattcacatggagcgattctctgtcgtggcttacttgcgacattgaatcgctctattccagtattccgaaaaacctggcattatcagctatctcagatatactgatgagattttctaaatattctgtggatttgagacattacattattgaggtggtagattttgtgttaaaatacaattattttatgtttggtaacaatttttatttgcagcgcacgggtgcttcaatgggagcaaagtcatcaccagctcgggctaacctttttgttttttggtaggaggagcagtatatttttttctgacactaatccattttccacatgcctcgcatggtatgggaggtatgtagacgatgtggtcatcatttggtcgtccgaccatctgaccgttgatgcattcatgacatatagcAATAATAATgggttcaatcttaaaggggtattccaggcaaaaacttttttatatatatcaactggctccagaaagttaaacagatttgtaaattacttctattaaaaaatcttaaccctttcagtacttatgagcttctgaagttaaggttgttattttctgtctaagtgctctctgatgacacctgtctcgggaaacgcccagtttagaagaggtttgctatggggatttgcttctaaactgggcattgcccgagacaggtgtcatcagagaggacttagaaaaaaacaaccttaacttcagaaggtcataagtactgaaaggattaagattttttaatagaagtaatttacaaatctgtttaactttctggagccagttgatatataaaaaaaaagttttggaatacccatttaagtcccaggatgcccttggtcctattggggttaaaaggtcaaaagattaaaatatataaactaagaagacactgtgaagtacggggatatactcggcaggtctggagaaatatttttctaaaagatgtttttatgtacttgatgtatttctaggtgtatattaatatatgtcaaagaagaaagcagcactcctaaagcgtgagtaggtgcctccagctaggatccgggtccaggatcctgcatacgtagttccaaggaaaatgctgtggcactcaaggtatggtgaaaaaatgaaaactatttattcatcccaaatgtgcaaagagcaacgtttcaatggtctcacaccatcattatcaagtggcttgataatgatggtgtgagaccattgaaacgttgctctttgcacatttgggatgaataaatagttttcattttttcaccataccttgagtgccacaacattttccttggaactacgtatgcaggatcctggacacggaccctagctggaggcacctactcacgcttggaactatattatatatatatatatatatatatatatgtatatatatatacacacacacacaaatcaaaaaatatgttgcagtctcttgtaataccttttttattggactaacagaattttgtagagacaaactttcaggattcctccctttatcaagttcaatagacaaggactaatgataaaaggactttataaattatcagggaggaatcccgaaagtttgtctctacaaaattctgttagtccaataaaaaaggcattacaatctgcatcactggactaatatggctactcacatttactatacagatatacacatacctgaagatggtttagaaccctgtgatgtcacacatgcttgtgatgatgtcaccgtaagctgtacaaggaggtgcgcgccggctgcagtctcttcagtgtgttttgcattcacaacctgtggtgcaaagtgtttgttagagagtttctatttgcgatagagaattcaagattttgaccgttccttgtctgaagagagaaccacaaggtaagtctcagcctcttctattcatacatacacagggctttttgtttgacagtttttttttttattgctgttgcttttttttttagcaaaaaaaaacaagaaattaatttccaaaagaaataacaaaagttatatttctcatagcattatgacaatacttggcttaggcattaaacataataaaacgcacagatagtatcatgaccagagctttttcttgcaaaactgctaaaatgcaattatgcccaaaaaagcccccaagaaaaagagtcctaattcatgaagttctaaaagatataagtctatgagaaagatttggtggagtagtaaaagaatgacagaaagattagggcagaaatataatattatataatagaattctgtgtgtactaacaatagaaatactccgggtactacgaaagggaaaattttcaaatcaactagtggcagaaagtcatataggggacggatagatcccaatgaggtggggtaggttcattattagtaaatgtatatagcaggatagcccaattgtatctacagtatgaagttcacatggcccagtgaccatacagccaagcccttataatccgccattactaggacagagtcagggttgtcagatattactaggaccggagaggttcaggtttatcagatattactaggaccggacaggttcagggttatcagatattactaggaccggacaggttcagggttatcagatattactaggaccggacaggttcagggttatcagatattactaggaccggacaagtTCAGGGTTATcaaatattactaggactggacagaatcagggttgtcagatattactaggaccggacaggttcagggttatcagacattactaggaccggacagaatcagggttgtcagatattactaggaccggacaggttcggggttatcagatattactaggaccggacaggttcagggttatcagatattactaggaacggacaggttcagggttatcagatattactaggaccggacaggttcggggttatcagatattactaggaccggacaggttcggggttatcagatattactaggaccggacaggtttacggttatcagatattactaggactggacaggttcagggttatcagatattactagtacaggacaggttcagggttatcagatattactaggaccggacaggctcagggttgtcagatattactaggaccggacaggttcagggttatcagatattactaggaccggacaggttcagggttatcagatattactaggaccggacaggttcagggttatcagatattactaggaccggacaggttcagggttatcagacattggtaacctcagggaagacgtctccatataaaacacttatagagaagcgtcttcttctgaggctgcgatggtcttagtgttatcttgtggttctgtgctggacatttctgctctgtatgaaggatctattgtataatgacaggaatgatgacatgttgtctaatgtgttcacttatctctctctctctagtgttttcaggctctgacctgtgaccatggcctctccacaagacccattgctgaaggaggaggaagaagcaatggaggaccatagtgatatggatgtagaaaagggcgatatccctgagaggcagaacctgccatctctaagcgcgatgtccaccgcacgttccatcatcaccgtagtgatcctcgcctttgttaatttgctcatctatgcaaatcgctccagcgtggcgggggtgctgccttatatacagaaagcatatgacaccaatgctagtctgtccggcttattgaatacattgttcattggaagctacgtgctggtcgcaccaattgccggatatttgggcgaccactgtaataagaaatatactgtttgcgcaggagtcattgtttggctgagcatgacacttaccctgtcattcatccctgacgggtacttcctgctcttcctgctgacgagtggactggttggagccggagaggcgactttctgcaccatcgccccctccatcattgcagacctttttacaagtgaccagcggacccgcatgctgaacgtgttttactccgtcatacctgtaggctgcggactaggatacatcatcgggcccaaagtgactgatgcagcaaggggcgattggcactgggcatttcgggtcacccctggcctgggcctcatagctgtggctttgatgattttggtcacaaaggagcttccaagaacgactacaaacgggaagaagaacaacaaatcccagaagtttgccaaatgggcgacagatctgaaaaaactatttaaaaaccgaagcttcatgttaaccaccatgggatcgacggctgtatccttcatagtgggagccataggtgtatggggtccgtcatacctgacccacgcacgaacactcctacaagagaaggacccttgccgtgctgaaccgtgtgactatcacgacatcctaatatttggtgtggttacagtcgtttccggcattctgggagttgtagcagggacggagataagtaaaagatatcgcaaatccaacccacgggcggacccgcttgtgtgtggatgcgcgatgatgctctccgccccttttcttctgttggcattgacttttggcaacatcagcctcgttgccaccaacatcttcatcttcatcggagagacgcttctgtcagtaaatttcaccctcatatctgacattatactaaaagtagtaactccgtggaggagatcttcagctctggccgtgcagatgacaatctatcacctcctaggtgacgccggcagcccgtacctcatcggcctgatatctgacacctacgaacgaggatatgccaaatcccctcttctgaaataccgcagcctggagtatgccctcatgacctgcaccataatggcagtcatcggaggggccttcttcatggccacggccctatatatagagagagacgaaaaagaagcagagatggaatcagaacctccgtcatcctcctcctcctcactgcttcctgccgatgaggaccgcgcttcagactgaggaaaagtcattgcttacctttatctcgtttacttcattaaaaaaaaattaagaaaaaaataactgcatttgttctatgttccactttaccccttattctctacccaggggcggacacagacagcagagggcccttgtgcaaagaatgtgcctgtgccccccccccccaaaaaaaaaacatcaattgttcagcaccccccctccatgtgtcacttactcaggtggacccccatatatcacttgctgtataagtttatatttatttattaaggcctcccatatgccgcagctcattcaagccccccacattaggtagcatagattcccaacattaggtagcatagtttccccacattaggtagcatagattccctacattaggtagcagtttccccacattaggtagcatagtttgcccacattaagtagcatagtttccccacattaggtagcatagtttccccacaataggtagcacatattgcccacattaggtaacatagtttccccacattaagtagcatagtttccccacattaggtagcacagattccccacattaggtaacatagtttccccacattaggtagcatagtttccccacattaggtagcacagattccccacatcaggtaacatagtttccccacattaggtaacatagtttccccacattaggtagcatagtttgcccacattaggtagcacagattccccacattaggtaacatagtttccccacattaggtagcatagattcctcacattaggtagccatagcccccccaaacacacagacacacacagagacacacttacctgccctgcacagcgcttctcctctctggcagcggcctgacgagtgacgtcactgacgtcctcctgagcgggtctgcagaagtacgtcacttgtgcgacgtccctcgtcagaccccggtcggccggaggcagactcactgtctaaagtgcccgctgcgctattataccccgcagctgctttagaacagtgagcagcggcggcgccaaccctaccatgaacctactaggcacaaaaaaataaagggggcagcaaaatgccgcccctgaaaagtgccacctgggacttatggtcccaccgggtcccatggtagggccaaccagaggcggctctagactttgtgaggccttaggcgaaacttgaacatgaggccctgctttattttctgctgaaattacatggtagtccggctgtgagatggttatactgtgacatcactgtgtattatccctgtactgtgacatcactgtgtattatctctgtactgtgccatcactctgtgtattatccctgtaatgtgacatcactgtgtattaactctgtactgtgccatcactgtgtattatccctgtactgtgacgtcactgtgtattatctctgtactgtgccataactttgtgtattttccctgtactgtgacatcactgtgtgtattatgcctgtactgtgacatcactgtgtattatccctgtactgtgacatcactgtgtgtattatccctgtactgtgacatcactgtgtattatctctgtactgtgccatcactctgtgtattatccctgtactgtgacatcactgtgtattaactctgtactgtgccatcactgtgtattatccctgtactgtgacgtcactgtgtattatccctgtactgtgccatcactctgtgtattatccctgtactgtgacatcactgtgtgtattatccctgtactgtgacatcactgtgtattatccctgtactgtgacatcactgtgtattatccctgtactgtgacatcactgtgtatattatccctgtactgtgacatcactgtgtatattatccctgtactgtgacatcactgtgtattatccctgtactgtgacatcactgtgtattatccctgtactgtgacatcactgtgtatattatccctgtactgtgacatcactgtgtgtattatccctgtactgtgacatcactgtgtgtattatccctgtactgtgacatcactgtgtatattatctctgaactataacatcactgtgtgttatctctatactgcaacatcactgttgatacttacactgcactgtgacatcactgtatatattaagcctgtataccctaaatatgcacagtgacatcacagttcagagttaatataaacagtaatgtctctgtacagggacaataaacagttttgccactacagggttaataacgcagtgttgtcacagtagagggtaactatacagtgatgtcattgtaccgggaaaatatacacagcgaagtcagcattcaagaataataaactgtgatgtcactacagggatgttatacatcaaattacaggatgaagcacagtgatgtcacagtttattatgaagcacagtgatgtcacagtttattatgaagcacagtgatgtcacagtttattatgaagcacagtgatgtcacagtttattatgaagcacagtgatgtcacagtttattatgaagcacagtgatgtcacagtttattatgaagcacagtgatgtcacagtttattatgaagcacagtgatgtcacagtttattatgaagcacagtgatgtcacagtttattatgaagcacagtgatgtcacagtttattatgaagcacagtgatgtcacagagactacagaatgtacaactgtacgtatgatgaagatggcggatgctatcgaaacgtcacacatacatgggggaataaaacactttgtttttgcaccttatctgggagtgccgctggatctttagttttgtagatagatagatagatatgagatagatagatcagtgtatcccaaccagggggcctctagctattccaaaacgacaactccgagcatgtctttggctatatgaacatactgggagttgtagttttgcaacagctggaggccccctggttgggaaacactgctctatcaatcaatcatctatctatccatctatctcctatctatctatctatctatctatctatctatatcatatctatctatctatctatctatcatctattaatttttctatctatctcctatctatctatatatctatatatcctctatctatctctcatatctatctatctttcatctatctctcatctatcttagatagatacgagatagatagataaatagaaagatagatagatacataaatatatggatatagatagatggatagatagatagatagatatgagatagatagatagataggagatagatggataaaaaaaaaaaaaaccccagaagagcagcacaacaaaattaagaaaaccaatgcaatggtgcacgctgggtgtggaccttggtgagagattcacttgtactagaaaaaagcaagagaccagcagcacacagaaaaattagtgcaaaaaaggtggagatttattgcattatcccagtgtacaaaagaagcgacgtttcagcgacctcttcaagctccttgagaacggcgacgagaggtcgctgaaatgtcgcttcttttgtacactgggataatgcaataaatctccaccttttttgcactaatttttctgtgtgctgctggtctcttgctttttttttttttggatagatagatagatagataatagatagatgattgatatacatcagtgtttcccaactaggggggcctccagctgttgcaaaactacaactcccagtatgctcataaagccaaaggaatgctgggagttgtagttttgcaacagctggaggccccctggttgggaaactgatctatctatctatatcatataaatgtatcatctatatcatatccatctatctcctatctatctaactatctaatctatctatctgtctatatcatatctatcaatcatctatctatctatatcatatctatgtatctatcatctatctatctatatcatatctatgtatctatcatctatctttcgatctgtctatcatctatctatccacctatttatgtatctttctatatatcatctctctatctatatatcatctatttatctatctttctatctatctcatatctatatatatatatatatatatatatatatatatatatatatttatgtatctatctatatatcatccatcaacctatct
The sequence above is a segment of the Hyla sarda isolate aHylSar1 chromosome 6, aHylSar1.hap1, whole genome shotgun sequence genome. Coding sequences within it:
- the LOC130276048 gene encoding protein spinster homolog 1-like, with protein sequence MASPQDPLLKEEEEAMEDHSDMDVEKGDIPERQNLPSLSAMSTARSIITVVILAFVNLLIYANRSSVAGVLPYIQKAYDTNASLSGLLNTLFIGSYVLVAPIAGYLGDHCNKKYTVCAGVIVWLSMTLTLSFIPDGYFLLFLLTSGLVGAGEATFCTIAPSIIADLFTSDQRTRMLNVFYSVIPVGCGLGYIIGPKVTDAARGDWHWAFRVTPGLGLIAVALMILVTKELPRTTTNGKKNNKSQKFAKWATDLKKLFKNRSFMLTTMGSTAVSFIVGAIGVWGPSYLTHARTLLQEKDPCRAEPCDYHDILIFGVVTVVSGILGVVAGTEISKRYRKSNPRADPLVCGCAMMLSAPFLLLALTFGNISLVATNIFIFIGETLLSVNFTLISDIILKVVTPWRRSSALAVQMTIYHLLGDAGSPYLIGLISDTYERGYAKSPLLKYRSLEYALMTCTIMAVIGGAFFMATALYIERDEKEAEMESEPPSSSSSSLLPADEDRASD